From Dendropsophus ebraccatus isolate aDenEbr1 chromosome 2, aDenEbr1.pat, whole genome shotgun sequence, a single genomic window includes:
- the LOC138782888 gene encoding uncharacterized protein, which translates to MSTPTTNYDERAATTILSQVTTSSDFLRIPSHELRSRHYEKESRRLIAHELHSATLAEYHRSNRIPRGLRSNLRPTLFIEDKEYCEKFQAILDKSSLDIILLTLEFLQKSITTTKEKVRATEEQLSTSLNPEEWETLKTKTQKGLSEYRQTLEYRKREKFHRDAEDYLNNQVYKWQESTQPSQFGPPRRQYQWRDTSSSSSDASSQGHQQRFLGPRRGSRNPRGGRGRGSRDYGPRMQTRSQVN; encoded by the exons ATGTCTACCCCTACCACCAACTATGATGAACGTGCAGCCACCACCATCCTATCGCAGGTGACCACATCAAGCGATTTCCTGAGGATCCCTTCACACGAACTGAGATCCCGTCATTATGAGAAGGAATCCCGCAGATTGATAGCGCACGAATTACACAGCGCGACCCTAGCGGAATACCACCGGTCCAATAGGATACCACGAGGTCTAAGGAGCAACCTAAGACCGACCCTCTTCATTGAGGATAAGGAGTATTGCGAAAAATTCCAAGCAATACTTGATAAAAGTTCACTGGATATTATCTTATTAACCTTGGAATTTCTGCAGAAATCCATCACAACAACCAAAGAAAAGGTGAGAGCTACTGAAGAACAACTCTCAACATCCCTAAATCCCGAAGAGTGGGAGACATTGAAGACAAAGACCCAGAAGGGCTTGTCAGAATACAGACAAACCCTCGAGTACCGTAAGAGAGAGAAATTCCATCGGGACGCTGAAGATTACTTGAACAACCAGGTCTACAAGTGGCAAGAGTCCACCCAGCCATCCCAGTTCGGCCCACCTCGACGCCAGTACCAATGGAGAGACACAAGCAGCTCCAGCAGCGATGCATCATCACAAGGTCACCAACAACGTTTTTTAGGTCCACGCCGAGGCTCAAGAAACCCAcgaggagggcggggaagaggtTCCAGAGACTACGGGCCAAGAATGCAGACCCGGTCCCAG GTCAACTAG